The Vigna radiata var. radiata cultivar VC1973A chromosome 6, Vradiata_ver6, whole genome shotgun sequence DNA segment tcttctttttcaacttttctttcattctgTATCTTCTTTTGCATTCTTCACTTTGAAGATTTCatctttgattcttttctttgttaatttgtGTTCTGTGCGGTAAATGTTCTTCGTATTTAAATTGAGTCTGAAAAAACATGCTTTAGGGTTGGAAAGAAAACTTCCCGTGGAATGAATTACTGTTTTATAAGCTGCTAAATGAATCTAATTGAGAAAAATTAGTGAATTTTTTCTGGGGTGGAAAAAATTAGGGATATTTTATAAGCTGGTGTTTTCCAATAAGATAGTCTCGATTTGAATTCACATTTTTACAATTTGCTGCGAAGTGGTAGTTTGGTGCTAAGTTTGGCACCCGAGGCCTGCAAATTACTGgttattgtatttatatttgttgCATCATGCATTTGGGGGAGCTTTGAAATTTGATACAGGGATAACTCACTTTTCTTGTGTGTCAAAACTGTTTAATGTTTTGCTTTAGGGTGTGTTagattttatcttaaaatcaaATCTTAAGTTTTGACTGTCAAAGTCATATTGACCGAGtttatgaaaagtttttcaTGCACTTGTGTATGCTAGTTACTCTCCTCCTGGACTTTTGCATGGACCTTACAGATTCTTGTATATGGAAAATGACCAGTGCTAATGAAAACTTAATCTTTCTCCGTTTCGCTTCTCCCTTCAGTTTGGGTAGATTCTTCCTTCTTACTTCCTCTCACAATTTACCCTAAAATGCTAAGTTTGCATTACCCAAATATCCATTAACATGATGTATGTGAGGCACGTTGCACAGAAACAGAAGttcatatcttttaaaaatttctttgcTTGCATCATCAAATTGGAGTTCTTGTTACAGTTTAGAGTGTTTAATGAATTCGTGGCTTTTCTTAATGAGGAAATTTCCTCTCCATTTCTTACTCTCTCGAGTTTTTACATTACCAAACTTTTAGGACGATCCATGTTGCTTCTCTTAAAATGTGTAGGTCATATTTTCATCGATGCATGCTCAAACAAACACAGATCAAGTTTTCAATATTATGATGTCTTGGTGACATATGAAAGTTTTATCTTTGATTCCGATGTCTCTAAAACTTAGATAATAAAAAGTGATGTGAAATCAACCATTCAAAGATTCCATATGCATAGAAAGTGCTGTATACTTGCCAAATGTGAAAAAAAGAGCCAACATCTAAAAGGGTGTTTGGTTGTTATCCCACTTCAATAGTTGAGGGTGTTAGGTTTTGTCATGTCTCTTTCActgtaattataaaatgttccttcggttttcattttgtttactATTTTCATAGTTGCATAAAGgaaatagtgaaaatgacaaACATGTTTTCCCACTTTCCCTGTAAAATTTAGAGAACTTGAAACAAAATGATAACAATGTAATATCattgtaataaataatgaaaatatatgaaCTGTAAGTGAAAAACAGAAAACGAATCAAACACTTCCTAATTCTACGCATCTTTTTGGTGGTTGATATTGACCTATAACTGGAACAGGTTGTTGCAGCAATGAGGACTAGAGGTGGTGATGAAGCTGTTTTTGAGTCCCTGCATCGTGCTAGAGAGTTGTACAGAAGTAGACTGCAAGAGAATGCTGCAGTTGATAAACTGGCTTCTTTGTTTGCGGAGTGTGCTATTGCTGAAGCTCAACCTGTAGTGATTGAAGCACCTGCTAGTAACAGGACCAGCCCATCAATTACTGCAGACCCAGATGCTCATGGGACTTCCATACTGGCAGAAAGTGGCAGGATGCAAGTAGTGTTGGATGCGGTTTCTGATGGAAGCAGCTTCATCTGTTTGAAATGTGGAGGCCTTGTTAGTAACCATCGCAAAGATGAGCATTATGCATACTGGTGTTGTTGATCTCTTGGTGCTGTGGTGGTATAAGATTGGTTACTCGTCTGCCATGTTGATGCAACTTTTTTTGTGCATCTTTAAGATGGAACTGGTGGAATGAGTGAACTTCTGAGTGGAGTGCCTTAAACTTTGTGTCCTTTGAAGACTTCAATGCTGTAAACCATACCCATACAGAGTTGTCTTCAGTAAACTTGGGATGTCTATGTTGACTCCGATGTGTTTACTATTGATTGCTGTTTGGCCCAACAGTACCTTATGTAATCTTTACTACATATTTTTTGCGTTCACTTTGAGTTGTATGTTCGAGTAATAATAGCAAAAATAATACTTTGTTTTACCAGCACAATGATTCACAAAAATATGGACAGGGTAATTTGTTTTTACCATTTCCTTGACATTGTCTTGGacataaataaatcaaaagcCATTACATGTTAAGAGTAATGATAGTGATTAATACGCATATCCTTTATGCCAAGAATTCTCTTGAATTAAGATAGTTAATTGGTTAATGCTTATAGGCAAATCTCCAAGAGCGTCCAAACAAGGGCAGCATTGTTTACAGACCTAGTAAATCTATTGGGACAAATCTCTTTGCTGTTGTATAAATGAACGtcaatttaagtattttttttacgtACCGATTTTTCATTTGCAGTTACTTACAAACAACTTCTCTTGTAGTGATTTATTTTGTGCAATATTAGATGTTTGAATTACTCGAGTATTTATCATATTGCTTGCGCGCACATAATGTCACCAAAAAGAGGTTTTCCTTCTAAAAGATTGACCCCAGTCCAAAGTCTCTCCATTACAAAGTTAATTCagaagatttttatttttttatttttttttaactagagAAGTGCTGTGTATATAGCGAATTCTTTTTTAGGCACAGGTACCCTTGGTCAGGTTGCTGCACTGTTTTGGTTTGAATGCTCTTCGTCATGACTCAAAAGATTCAATATCACTTCTGCATGGATTTTGATGGCAGTAAAATTTAGAAGCTAAAACATGTTACAAGATGGATATACTGTAAATAAGTTCTTCTAAACGTGTATTCAACCTGcagtacaaaataaatatattgtctGGTGATAGTTGTGTTTTTCTCATAAAAAGATGTGTAATAGTTGTTAGGGAGGTTGTTTTAGGTCATTATAGAGGAAAAAGAAGCATTATTGAGAATCTTTCAGAATCTTCTCGCTAAGTCCCTGCTAATTCATTCAGtgaattatgtaattttgaGAATGGTTATTtagtcaagaaaaaaaatgaaggatgTTCTGGTTATGAAAACACGAAGAAACTCAAGGAAATGGGAAAGACTACTTTCAGGTATCAAGACCTTGTTTTTCCATTAGATTTCATTAAACTTGTATGTTCTAAATAACTAGGAGTAACTAATTTCACTTTTGGAATTGGATGTACTAACTCATTTTGATGTAAAATTCCGGTCACTGTATGgaaataatgttatttgaatgtCTCTAATTACTAGAAAGTAAGTTTGAACGTGGACTTAGATAGAGCAACTAAGAGAATTAGTTCTAGGAATGTTATCAAATCTTCTTGGTCATTCTTATACATCTCTGACTCTAGTGCAAATTATGTTAAATGGACTAAGGAATTAGTAATTTAGTGTATATATTTACAACTCAATCTTAAGGAATTAAAACGAGTATACCTTGATGTAAATGTTTGAATGTAAAAAGTTTATCTTCATGTGAGTCATGAGACCCAATTCCTCTAAAATTGTTGTTATTACTATCTATTTTCATGCTTATGAAATCAATCATCGTTTTATCTAAGTTCAAGTTGATAAATAAACATtagacaaacaaacacaaatccTGTGAGAAACGATATTTGAAAACTTTCAtatattacttgtaacgatttgatAATTAGTTAACACATGAACATAGGAATGATTAAAAGGGGGAAAACTGATTAAAAATTTCCTTGCTACAAACTCTGGTATGGTAAATTACAATCTCTTTCAATATAGTTAATGTTCTTTACACACAAGACCTACAGGTAAAACAGAAGAATTTCCTTCTGTTGCTTTGTGACAGAGGAAGACTACAGTATATCTATCAACAAAAAATCAATGCCTGACAAACACGGTTACAAGTAAGAAACAGAAGACCCTAAATGCACATTTCCAAGACTCGACAaaagaatatttctttttctccccTTTCAATGTTGGTATACACACAATATTCCAAGATAATTTGTATGGCAAGATCTTCACAAATGCCTCCAAGCAAGCCACTATCTCCTACTCTTGATTATTTGGGAAGCCTTCGGCAACATTTTTACTCACCTTACAAGATGCTCCATACGCAGCAAACAACGCAAACATTTCCAACATTCGGGTAGTATGTATAATGTTATTGTCAGCAACCCATTAATTATTACCCTGCAACTAGAAACAAGTAATGTCAGATCACTGCATCTTTATTTAGTTACAACTAAGTCTTACATAATAATTAGCATAAAATTAACcaacataaattatatacagGGGTGGATAAAGATACAAATCAAACGACGGAAAAGGaagaatatgattttaaaaGGTTGGACAGCACAGGGGTTGGTTTGAAGATGTtgtgtaaataaatatagagGGTAATTACCTGCGCACCTAGATTTTGGTTTTCTCCAATGCCTTATGTCTAGGATTATTCTTGTAGGTTAAAAAATGAACTGAGCCAACAGCAAATGGATGATCACCACAGCATTCAGATTCACATGACATATGGCAAAGCCTGTGAACGTGGCCTTGCTCTCATGATTGTCTCATCGCTGTGTCGAATCCATTCAGAAAGTCTCCATGGCTTCTGCCACTTCCATTTGAATTGCAGTAGCCACTGATGGTGGCTTCTTTTCCACCTCCACAACTTGCCAGAACTTTGTCCTACAATTGCTAGTTTTTTCATTGACAGCTGCCCGATGGGTACCATCTGCATTGACAGCAAATCTCACTTCGTTAGCCCAATGAAAATGAgtataaatttaacataaatggAGAATAAATTACCCTTCTACTTTGATCTATAAAGGTTGCTGATTCCCTCACTTGGCCATTAGTGATGCCCGGCATATATTTGCGCTGTTTCTGTACTGGCACAGATTCCGGAGATAAAGGTTCCTTCGTGTCGTCTGCACTATGTTTCAATGAATTTGGAGAGTTTCCCTGTTTGCAGAGAGCGATGATAATTAACAATTGAAAATGAAGGTTGTGTATCGTTGACAATTACAATTcacaaaagtaaaagatatcCATCAAAAGTCAGTCACAAAGATAACATGAAGACTAATAGACAAATTCCGCAATAAAGGAGATAATCACTATAAAGCTATATAAAACCGTAGAATCATAAGCTTTTTATGATTTAAGTGAGAAGTCAGCCAATTTTTATGTTTACAAGCCTAACTTTTGTCTAAAACAAGCCACTAATCTGACCTTTTCGGAAGCAGCACTACAgctatttttagtttttaaattcttagttGTTTTTAGCATGAACCTTAGGTAGATAAGATCTTACAGAAATTGGCGTAGCCAATGTGGTTACAATAGCTTGCTCTCTCACTCTTAGTTCCTTCTCAGCTTCCTTTCTCTTGATTTCACTTTGCCGTAATAGACCTACAAGTTCTTTGATTTGATCTTTCATTTCCCTGATCTCGGTGTCCTTCTCCCACAGTTGGCACCTGTAGTTAGCATCTAACACTTCAATTTTCCACAGCACAGAAAAGATTGTCATATGGAACGCAGTAAAACAAGTGATTGTATATTGGAATTTAACTTGACCAATATTCATGTACATTCCACTCATTTTGTagttttatgtaaaataaatcaCACCTCACTTGTTAAATATTCTGAGCAGGAAAGAAAAAAGACCATAGACCATTCAAAACAACTATTTTCCTGCTAGTTATTGCTTATCAAGATCCAGTAAAAATCATGTTAATCAAGAATAAAGTATCAAACCATACCATATTCTGAGCAGGAAAGAAAAAAGACCATAGACCATTCAAAACAACTATTTTCCTGCTAGTTTATTGCTTATCAAGATCTTGTAAAGATCATATTAATCAAGATCAAAGTATCAAACCAGCAACAAGATTCCAGGAGCTAAGGGAATCATGTAATTAAAGGcatcattttcattctatcaAGTAAATATTTAGTGTAAGAGAGTCATCGAATTAGCAAGATAACATAGCCAGATAtacatgtgaaaaagaaaaaactcacaTAAACGGTATACTGTTAAAAGTTTTTTTGTATGTGCATCTTGGAGTTTACCTCCTCTATCCCTGCTTTAttccattaattaaaaaagagatAATATGGAAAATTTTCTAGTGTTTTACATGAATTACTGATCCTTGAAGGAAAAggcttttgttgtttttttttttttacatgaataACTGATCGTAGTGTTTGATGAATTAAATCAGATGTGAACAAAAAACATGCAAATTTCGGCCACTGACTAATGTACAGTTCTCATCTTTGAGAGATAAAATATTGAAAGTGTTTAGGTCAAGCAAAGCACCTAGCATCTCCAACAGAATTGAACAAATATTGAAGCAAATTCTTGGCTTCTCCCATTGAGCGCAGCTGGTTCCAGCGTCCACGGTTGGTGAAGGCCCTTTCCCGTTCTTCTGCCTCAGAAAGTTGAGAAGCCATTGCCACAAGTGAATTAGATGATATGCTCAACATGCTCTCAAGTGAAGCTATTCTGGCCATTCTTGCATTTGGTGACATGGAGGATGCTCTGAGAAGAATGACAGGTGTTAACAACATCCATGAAAAGAGAAATAGTCCTTTTATATTGGATGTGTTACCATTTGGAGGAGCCAAAAAACTACAGAACTAACGAAAAAAgcattaacaaatttaataacgTATATTTAAGAATCAGACCTAGCAAATCCATTCTTTCCTCTTGGAGGACTGAGACCCTTGGCAGCAAACCCGTTTACTTGCTTTAGCATGGCCAACTCCTCCGCAAGGGCAGCTCGCCTGCAGCAATATCACgatattaaatgttatattacaGATCAATcagatagaaaaataatttggggATATAAGTTGCATACACTTGACTTTGCTTCTCATACTCAAATCGAACTTCATGCTCTTTTACCATGACTTCCAGCTCTTGATCAAGCCACCGTTGTAAGGGCTTCTCATTGCTCTAAAGAATAAACTTAAACTTACTTTATAACTGGAATAGAAAATCAAGCAAATTAAAGGAGATGAAAGTTTATTACCTGTCCATTCGTTCCACTTCCATTCATTGCAACtggaaaatgaaatataattagaatttgACAACAGTAAAAGGGAATAATTATTGCACTTAAATCCCCATGTCCTTAACTAAAAGAGAAATTTCCTATAGTCAAGgcattttaaaagaatatctcTATTAGAAATGACCTGATAAACTTTTCCATGTCTCATGTAGGACATGCCAAATTGCAAATCATTAAAAATGAGCATATTCTTTGCTATTTGCTAAAGGCAAATCATACCCAAAGTGTCTCGGCTGGAAGATTTACGAGCTTCAAGCAACTCCTTTAACCTTTTGGTGGCCATTGCAGCTTCTTCAGTCTTCCTCTGGAGGacctaaaaaaaatagttgttaaatataacaattcattataaaaagtaTCATTCTTGATAACTGCAAAAGTAAAAAACAGCATTAATGGTTATGCATGTTGTGTAGCAAGAACATAAAATACAACAAATGCAATAATgagatttcatttttatttggcttTTTAAAACCTCATCATAGAACACTGTTTTAGTTCCACGCATGAGCATGAGTGAATATTAATCACTATAAGAGTATCTAAATAATGAAGGTATCATTCgttctatatttattaatattccACATAGTTTTGCACTAGTTATGTACGACTAATCTTGATAAGCAAGCAAGCAAGACAATATTAATAAGTAAAAGAAGGCTGTCATCAACCAACTTGTCAATACTCACCATTTTTTGACGCTGATTCAATGCTTGTAGCTTATGCCGTTCAAACTCATTTCTCCTTCCTTCCTTCTTTAACTGTATTtgcaaacatatatttaatacaaaatcgTAGAACATAAATGAAGTACAGGTGAGTAAATCATGTTTAAGAGATTGATTAGTCATGATCAACCATCACACTGCCTAACTCTTGAATTTGAGGTCATTCAAAAGCTTGGAGCAGCACACACCATACtcaaactataaattaaattttatttcatgtttacGTTTTCACAAAGAAAGATTCAACTGATATTTAAGTACTATTTCGTTtaggaaaaatattaattggaAAAATTTCTCTACCATAAAATAAAGGTGAGGTAAAggatatattaaataaaaaataaaaaaaagaagctcGACATACTTGCAAGAGCTCTTTTTCTCTAGAAGCCTTCCATTGTCGAAACTGTTCAGCCTCTTGTTTAATCCTATGTTGCAGTTGAACCTGCAAGCATTGTTCAGTGTATAATAGAGAGTATATTGGTTGATTCAAATTAAGGTATGACAAAGTACAAAAGTCAACCTTCTGGGCCTTTATGGATTGTATTTCATCTTGCAATCGCTTTGCTGCTTCATCACTTTTTTGCTTTTGCTTCAGAAGCTGGACCTGACTCTCCTGTTTCTTCTTCAGATCAAGAATCTAGcatcaaatattttgaaattatattagaAATCTAGAATTGTTCGAAttcaaatcttttaaataaaaatagaacagACTCTTCACCTGGGCTTCAAGTGTTTTCAGTTTTTGGGCATGGATATCCTCTGATCTCTGCATTTGTCCATCAGAATTGGCAGCAAGATTTTCAACTTCGGCCAAAAGACGATCCCTCTCTCGCTGCATACATAAATGAGGTGCATagataaatatgaattttgtgTAGGAGCAAAATAACTTTGCAGAACTACTATTGAACCTGAACAACTCTTTTCTCATCTTCCAGTTCCACTATCTTCTTTCCGAAGTGCTGCT contains these protein-coding regions:
- the LOC106764082 gene encoding uncharacterized protein LOC106764082, which translates into the protein MDSEMMEAEAASSLSSSQQAFSSGQNDVVRDLLTLARQLITQGKPSEALQAVVAAMRTRGGDEAVFESLHRARELYRSRLQENAAVDKLASLFAECAIAEAQPVVIEAPASNRTSPSITADPDAHGTSILAESGRMQVVLDAVSDGSSFICLKCGGLVSNHRKDEHYAYWCC